From Deltaproteobacteria bacterium:
AAGACCGATGAAGGTTCTCTGATGCAATCCCAAAGGGGTGTAGTTGCCGGTTTCGAAAAGATCGAAGATGAAGGGTTGCAGATCGCTCATAGAGACAACGAGGCGCAAAACAATAAAAAGGCCTTAAAGATCAAAAATCACCTTTTTCCAGAGCCTTGACAAAGGCTTCTACCACTTGAGGGTCAAATTGGGTCCCTGCGTTCCTTTTTATCTCCTCACCAGCTTTCTCTTTGCTCATACCCTTTTGGTAAGATCGATCAGTGATCATGGCATCGAAGGTGTCGGCTACAGCGATGATCCTGGCGATAAAGGGGATCTCCTCACCTTTCAGCCCTTCTGGATATCCAGAACCGTCATAGTACTCGTGATGGTATTTTATCCCCGGTATAATGGGCCTCAGTTGTCTTATATGCCCCAATATCTCTGCCCCTAAATGGGGGTGTTCCTTCACTATGTCAAATTCCTCCGCTGTCAACTCCTCATCCTTGTTAAGGATTTGATCTCTGATCCCCACCTTCCCTATGTCATGCAATATAGCCGCTAACATAAGCTGCCTCTTTCCCTCGGGGCGCAATTGCAGGTACTCTGACATCGCCATACAGACCTTCAGGACCCTCTGGGTGTGTCCTCCGGTATAACTGTCCCTCTTCTCAATGGCCTCTGATAGTGCCTTCACAAGTTGCAGGGACATCTCATCCAATTCCTCATACAATCTAGCATTGTCCAGGGCAATGGCGATCTGATCTGCTAGGGATTGAAAGAGCTCTAGATCATCTTGGGTGAATTCACCCTCCCTCTTGTTTATCCCTTGAATTACCCCTGCTATCTCTTTTTTGGTCCTTAAGGGGACACAGATGAGGTTATGGGTGACGAAATCGGCGGCCTCATCCACCTCCTTGAAAAAACGGGGGTCCTCCCTTGCCTCGGGGACAATGAGTGGTTTGCCATACATTGCCACCCACCCCGCAATTCCCTCCCCCATTTTTAGCTGAAACCGCTTCACGATCTTGCCTTTTTCTCCCAAAGCCACCTCGAAATAAAGCTGCCCTT
This genomic window contains:
- a CDS encoding GAF domain-containing protein, which produces MEERVPPEETEQDFGRFKVELRRARERCNRLETLAKLSGILNSSLEFEYVKRRATEAAAELLNCETSSLLLKDEEGQLYFEVALGEKGKIVKRFQLKMGEGIAGWVAMYGKPLIVPEAREDPRFFKEVDEAADFVTHNLICVPLRTKKEIAGVIQGINKREGEFTQDDLELFQSLADQIAIALDNARLYEELDEMSLQLVKALSEAIEKRDSYTGGHTQRVLKVCMAMSEYLQLRPEGKRQLMLAAILHDIGKVGIRDQILNKDEELTAEEFDIVKEHPHLGAEILGHIRQLRPIIPGIKYHHEYYDGSGYPEGLKGEEIPFIARIIAVADTFDAMITDRSYQKGMSKEKAGEEIKRNAGTQFDPQVVEAFVKALEKGDF